A genome region from Ferviditalea candida includes the following:
- a CDS encoding ArsB/NhaD family transporter — MELVSAVPTWQVVGAVVIFLLIYAFIITEKVNRAVIALVGALLMVIFGMVDLKTAYEHHIEWETIFLLIGMMILVGITNKTGIFQYVAVKAAQSAKGDPIRILVFLALLTAIGSAFLDNVTTVLLIVPVTFSITRILQVNPFPYLISEIIASNVGGTATLIGDPPNIMIGTATHLNFNDFIVTLTPVIIIIMAVTILIFMKFFGKSLKVTQENKDELMRLSAEDYITDRPLMNKSLIVLLITIAGFALHSVIHVEAAVVAVAGATLLMLIGVKEHDIDEVFHAVEWTTIFFFAGLFVLVGGLIDVGVIKYLASKALDITAGDMTFTSMLILWVSGIASATIDNIPFVATMIPLIQDMGIQLNVEPSALDPVWWSLALGACLGGNGTLIGASANVVVAAMAAREGKGFTYMDFLKIGAPITLVSLVISTIYVLLFIL; from the coding sequence TTGGAGCTTGTTTCTGCAGTACCTACATGGCAGGTCGTTGGCGCAGTCGTCATCTTCCTGCTCATTTATGCCTTCATTATTACGGAAAAAGTCAACCGCGCTGTTATTGCTTTAGTAGGCGCATTGTTAATGGTTATTTTCGGGATGGTTGACTTGAAAACAGCATATGAGCATCATATTGAGTGGGAGACTATCTTTCTTTTGATCGGTATGATGATTTTGGTAGGCATCACGAATAAAACCGGGATTTTCCAATATGTCGCCGTGAAAGCGGCGCAATCGGCCAAAGGCGATCCGATCCGAATTCTCGTATTTTTAGCGTTGCTGACTGCGATAGGTTCCGCGTTTTTGGATAACGTCACAACCGTACTGCTCATCGTCCCGGTCACCTTCTCAATCACCCGGATTCTTCAGGTAAATCCGTTTCCTTATTTAATTTCTGAAATCATCGCTTCTAACGTCGGAGGAACGGCAACTCTGATTGGGGACCCGCCGAATATCATGATCGGAACGGCGACTCATTTGAATTTCAATGATTTTATCGTTACGCTGACACCTGTCATTATTATCATCATGGCCGTCACGATCCTGATTTTCATGAAGTTTTTCGGCAAATCCCTGAAGGTGACGCAAGAAAATAAAGATGAACTCATGAGACTTAGTGCGGAGGATTATATAACTGACAGGCCCCTGATGAATAAGTCTTTAATCGTGCTGCTGATCACCATTGCCGGCTTCGCGCTTCATTCCGTTATACATGTAGAGGCGGCGGTGGTCGCGGTCGCCGGGGCAACCTTGCTGATGCTGATCGGGGTCAAGGAGCATGATATCGATGAAGTGTTCCATGCTGTAGAATGGACGACGATTTTCTTTTTTGCCGGATTATTCGTGCTCGTCGGAGGTTTGATTGACGTCGGTGTGATCAAATACTTGGCGTCCAAAGCGCTGGATATCACGGCCGGCGATATGACGTTTACCTCCATGCTGATTTTATGGGTTTCCGGAATTGCATCGGCGACGATTGATAACATCCCGTTTGTTGCGACGATGATTCCCTTAATTCAGGATATGGGCATTCAATTGAACGTGGAGCCGAGTGCGCTGGATCCGGTATGGTGGTCTTTGGCGCTGGGCGCTTGCCTGGGGGGCAACGGCACGCTGATCGGAGCGTCGGCCAACGTCGTTGTTGCGGCGATGGCCGCCCGCGAAGGCAAAGGCTTTACCTACATGGATTTCTTGAAGATTGGTGCGCCGATTACGCTGGTTTCGCTGGTGATTTCCACCATCTATGTATTGCTATTTATTCTTTAG
- the yajC gene encoding preprotein translocase subunit YajC, translated as MYLAADAAATQGSWFNMILPFVLMFAVFYFLLIRPQQKKQKQRNAMLNSMKKGDKVITIGGLHGTITELVDDTVVLKVNDSTKLTFDKSAINAIVSSAAE; from the coding sequence ATGTATCTTGCAGCAGATGCCGCCGCGACTCAAGGCAGCTGGTTTAATATGATTTTGCCGTTTGTGCTGATGTTTGCGGTATTCTACTTTTTGCTGATCCGTCCCCAGCAGAAAAAACAAAAGCAGCGTAACGCCATGTTGAATTCGATGAAAAAAGGGGATAAAGTCATCACAATCGGAGGACTGCACGGCACGATCACGGAGCTCGTCGATGATACCGTTGTTCTGAAAGTCAACGACTCGACCAAGCTGACATTCGACAAATCGGCCATCAATGCGATTGTCTCTTCTGCAGCGGAATAA
- a CDS encoding phosphatase PAP2 family protein, which translates to MYLYQSMSHISIAIAILAVAALTISLKTNPLAAAASFVRQLIVSRKYLLHLAAMLLILLINKFELSVEAWMNSSADFTPDIYRLEGDFIANFQHFSANPALTQVAAFFYVVVFPTLFVVSLGIYTHDKNKQLFYALTYTMLINYIVAMPFYLFFPVNEVWDFHHGVKFMILDVFPAFEQQYRPLSGINNCFPSLHTSISVSMALLALKSNSRFWKIYTMVSAVMIIFSIFYLGIHWLTDAAGGLALAFFAATAGIKLSEGLFFSKKYRFVGTSGSKTVGK; encoded by the coding sequence ATGTATCTTTACCAATCCATGTCGCATATTTCCATTGCCATTGCCATTCTGGCCGTCGCGGCGCTGACCATTTCCCTGAAAACGAACCCGCTCGCTGCGGCAGCGTCGTTCGTGCGGCAATTGATTGTTTCCCGCAAATATTTGCTTCACCTTGCCGCCATGCTGTTGATCCTGCTGATCAACAAGTTCGAATTATCCGTTGAAGCTTGGATGAACTCAAGCGCCGACTTCACACCCGATATCTACCGGCTTGAAGGGGACTTTATCGCGAATTTCCAGCATTTTTCGGCCAATCCTGCGCTCACCCAAGTCGCTGCTTTTTTTTACGTCGTCGTTTTCCCGACTTTGTTCGTTGTTTCCCTGGGCATTTATACGCATGACAAAAACAAGCAATTGTTCTATGCCCTGACTTATACGATGCTTATCAATTATATCGTCGCCATGCCATTTTATTTGTTTTTTCCGGTCAACGAAGTTTGGGATTTCCATCATGGCGTCAAATTCATGATCCTTGATGTTTTTCCCGCATTCGAACAGCAATACCGTCCCTTATCCGGCATCAATAATTGCTTTCCCAGCCTTCATACTTCCATATCCGTATCCATGGCGTTGCTGGCTTTGAAATCAAACAGCCGCTTCTGGAAAATCTATACGATGGTGTCCGCAGTCATGATTATCTTCTCCATTTTTTATCTCGGTATCCATTGGCTGACCGATGCGGCGGGCGGACTAGCTCTTGCCTTTTTTGCGGCTACCGCGGGGATCAAGCTCAGCGAAGGCTTATTCTTTTCGAAAAAATACCGTTTTGTCGGAACAAGCGGCAGTAAAACCGTCGGCAAATAA
- a CDS encoding DUF421 domain-containing protein, translated as MDVPTLFLRTVLIYFAVFFMLRIMGKREIGKLSVFDLVISIMIAEIAVLVIEETDKPLAAGFIPMFTLVAIQLAIAYITLKSQTLRSWFDGKPSLIINKGKLNRKEMQKQRYSLDDLMLQLRENKVTQVADVEFAVLETSGKLTVIKKDDISEEEKQIDTDSIRYEGLPLPLIMDGRVQDENLKKINKTRFWLKNQIQMKGAKDFKEVFFCSIDYKGSVFVDKNN; from the coding sequence ATGGATGTTCCCACCCTTTTTTTGCGCACCGTCCTCATTTATTTTGCCGTCTTCTTCATGCTGAGAATTATGGGAAAGAGGGAAATCGGCAAGCTGTCGGTATTTGATCTGGTCATTTCGATCATGATCGCCGAAATTGCCGTGCTGGTTATTGAAGAAACCGATAAACCGCTTGCTGCCGGATTCATACCGATGTTCACGCTGGTCGCGATCCAACTGGCGATCGCGTACATCACATTGAAAAGTCAGACGCTGCGCTCATGGTTTGACGGAAAACCAAGTCTCATCATCAACAAAGGCAAGCTGAACCGCAAGGAGATGCAGAAACAGCGGTACAGTCTTGACGATCTTATGCTGCAATTGCGGGAAAATAAGGTCACTCAGGTCGCGGATGTCGAATTTGCGGTGCTGGAGACATCGGGAAAGCTTACCGTCATCAAAAAAGACGATATCTCTGAAGAGGAGAAACAGATCGACACCGACAGTATTCGCTACGAAGGATTGCCGCTTCCGTTGATCATGGACGGAAGAGTTCAGGATGAAAATTTAAAAAAAATCAACAAAACCCGATTTTGGCTGAAAAATCAAATACAAATGAAAGGGGCAAAGGATTTCAAAGAGGTGTTTTTTTGCTCGATTGATTATAAGGGCAGCGTTTTTGTCGATAAAAACAATTGA
- the tgt gene encoding tRNA guanosine(34) transglycosylase Tgt, which produces MAATYELLKTCKQSGARLGILHTPHGDIETPAFMPVGTQATVKTMSPEELKEMDAHIILSNTYHLYLRPGHEIVKEAGGLHRFMNWDRPILTDSGGFQVFSLNENRKIMEEGVEFRSHLNGDKLFLSPEKSIEIQNALGADIIMAFDECPPHPAEYAYVKDSLERTTRWAERCLNSHSRPEDQALFGIVQGGMYADLRKQSALELTSMDFPGYAIGGLSVGESKSIMYDMLEVVIPLLPSYKPRYLMGVGSPDALVEGAIRGIDMFDCVLPTRIARNGTTMTSQGRLVIRNAQFARDYGPLDPKCDCYTCRNYSRAYIRHLVKADETFGIRLTTYHNLYFLLDLMRKVRQAIREDRLLDFRDEFFAEYGLFDNEKGF; this is translated from the coding sequence ATGGCCGCAACTTATGAATTGTTGAAAACATGCAAACAATCGGGTGCCCGTTTGGGCATCCTGCACACCCCGCACGGGGATATCGAAACGCCGGCGTTTATGCCGGTGGGCACACAGGCTACCGTCAAAACGATGAGTCCCGAGGAATTAAAGGAAATGGACGCGCATATCATCCTGAGTAATACGTATCATCTGTATTTAAGGCCGGGGCACGAAATTGTGAAGGAAGCAGGCGGACTGCACCGGTTCATGAATTGGGATCGTCCGATTTTGACCGACAGCGGCGGATTTCAGGTGTTCAGCCTGAATGAGAATCGGAAGATCATGGAGGAAGGCGTGGAGTTCCGTTCACATTTGAATGGGGATAAGCTGTTTCTGTCGCCGGAAAAATCGATTGAAATTCAGAATGCGCTGGGTGCGGATATTATCATGGCCTTTGACGAATGTCCCCCGCATCCTGCAGAATACGCGTACGTCAAGGATTCGCTGGAAAGGACGACACGCTGGGCGGAACGCTGCCTGAACAGCCATTCGCGTCCGGAGGATCAAGCCCTGTTCGGGATCGTTCAAGGGGGCATGTACGCGGATTTGCGCAAACAAAGCGCGTTGGAGTTGACTTCAATGGATTTTCCGGGGTATGCTATTGGAGGGTTGAGTGTCGGCGAATCCAAGAGCATCATGTATGATATGCTTGAGGTTGTCATTCCGCTCCTTCCGTCCTATAAACCAAGATATCTCATGGGTGTGGGATCACCCGACGCGCTTGTGGAAGGAGCCATCCGCGGCATCGATATGTTCGACTGCGTATTGCCGACGCGTATCGCCCGCAATGGTACAACCATGACGAGCCAAGGCCGGCTGGTCATCCGAAACGCTCAATTTGCCCGGGATTACGGGCCTCTGGATCCAAAATGCGATTGTTACACCTGCCGCAATTATTCCCGCGCGTATATTCGCCATCTGGTCAAAGCGGACGAAACCTTCGGCATCCGGTTAACCACTTATCACAATCTGTACTTTTTGCTGGATTTGATGAGAAAGGTCAGGCAGGCGATACGGGAGGATCGGCTTTTGGATTTCAGAGACGAGTTTTTTGCCGAATACGGTTTGTTTGACAACGAAAAAGGCTTTTGA
- a CDS encoding TIGR04086 family membrane protein, translated as MKTIQNTGVVSPLFRGLVTTFIFLFAASIIVSLLVLWTEMKEQSLAFYAYLIHGLSIFAGGLASGRKADKKGWYHGAVLGIVYSLLILAIAHFGFDSTLGLNALSLILLSLMLGALGGAIGVNVKK; from the coding sequence ATGAAAACGATTCAAAATACAGGGGTGGTTTCCCCGTTGTTTCGGGGACTGGTGACGACCTTTATCTTCTTATTCGCCGCGTCCATCATCGTTTCTCTTTTGGTTTTGTGGACGGAAATGAAAGAACAGTCCCTTGCTTTTTATGCCTATTTGATTCACGGATTGTCCATCTTTGCCGGCGGACTGGCCAGCGGTAGAAAAGCGGATAAAAAAGGCTGGTATCACGGCGCCGTTCTAGGTATCGTGTACAGTCTGCTCATCCTGGCCATCGCCCATTTCGGCTTCGATTCCACGCTCGGTCTCAACGCCCTGTCCTTAATTCTCTTGTCCTTGATGCTGGGCGCCCTGGGCGGTGCCATCGGGGTGAACGTCAAAAAATAA